The following are from one region of the Pseudomonas putida genome:
- the pdxB gene encoding 4-phosphoerythronate dehydrogenase PdxB: MLIVADENIPLLDAFFQGFGEIRRYPGRSLDAASVKDADILLVRSVTKVDRQLLEGSRVRFVGTCTIGTDHLDLDYFAEAGIRWSSAPGCNARGVVDYVLGSLLTLAELDGVALPERVYGVVGAGEVGGRLVRVLHGLGWKVLVCDPLRQAAEGGDYVSLETILQQCDVISLHTPLQRGGEHPTWHLLGQAQLAQLRPGAWLVNASRGPVVDNAALRELLLKREDVHAVLDVWEGEPQVDLQLADLCTLASPHIAGYSLDGRQRGTAQIYQALCRFLGVDEQVQLADLLPRPPLAQIELDAGTDPAWALATLCRAVYDPRRDDADFRRSLSDDPQQQRAAFDQLRKQYPPRREIEGLAVRLRGESPQLAQLVSALGGVLV, translated from the coding sequence ATGCTGATAGTTGCCGACGAGAACATCCCGCTGCTCGATGCCTTCTTCCAGGGGTTCGGCGAAATTCGCCGTTACCCGGGCCGAAGCCTCGACGCCGCCAGCGTCAAGGACGCCGACATCCTGCTGGTACGCTCGGTGACCAAGGTCGATCGCCAGTTGCTCGAAGGCAGCCGCGTACGATTTGTCGGCACCTGCACCATCGGCACCGACCACCTCGACCTGGACTACTTTGCCGAGGCCGGTATCCGCTGGAGCAGCGCGCCGGGCTGCAATGCCCGTGGTGTGGTCGATTACGTGCTGGGCAGCCTGCTGACCCTGGCCGAGCTGGATGGCGTGGCACTGCCCGAGCGCGTGTATGGCGTGGTGGGCGCGGGTGAGGTCGGTGGCCGCCTGGTGCGGGTGCTGCACGGCCTGGGGTGGAAGGTACTGGTATGCGACCCGCTGCGCCAGGCCGCCGAGGGCGGCGATTACGTCAGCCTCGAGACCATCCTGCAACAGTGCGATGTGATCAGCCTGCACACCCCCTTGCAGCGTGGCGGCGAGCACCCGACCTGGCACCTGCTGGGCCAGGCGCAGCTGGCGCAGCTGCGCCCGGGTGCGTGGCTGGTCAACGCCAGCCGTGGCCCGGTGGTGGACAACGCCGCCCTGCGCGAACTGCTGCTGAAACGCGAAGACGTGCATGCGGTGCTGGATGTGTGGGAGGGCGAGCCACAGGTCGACTTGCAACTGGCTGACCTGTGCACGCTGGCTTCGCCGCACATTGCCGGCTACAGCCTCGATGGCCGCCAGCGTGGTACGGCGCAGATCTACCAGGCGCTGTGCCGCTTTCTCGGTGTGGATGAACAGGTGCAACTGGCCGACCTGCTGCCGCGACCGCCGCTGGCGCAGATCGAGCTGGATGCCGGCACCGACCCGGCCTGGGCCTTGGCCACCCTGTGCCGCGCGGTGTACGACCCACGCCGCGACGATGCCGATTTCCGTCGTAGCCTCAGCGACGACCCGCAGCAACAGCGTGCAGCGTTCGACCAGTTGCGCAAGCAGTACCCGCCGCGGCGCGAGATCGAGGGGCTGGCGGTGCGCTTGCGCGGGGAGTCACCGCAGTTGGCGCAGTTGGTCAGTGCCTTGGGTGGGGTGTTGGTCTGA
- a CDS encoding ABC transporter transmembrane domain-containing protein, whose translation MPESVSSRQRRALRLGWHFVRPYRRQVLLALLALVVTAGITLSMGQGIRLLVDQGFMTRSAHQLNQTIGLFLLLVLALAVGTFSRFYLVSWIGERCVADIRRAVFDHLIGLHPGFFEDNRSSEIQSRLTADTTLLQSVIGSSLSMFLRNALMVIGGVVLLFITNPKLTSIVVVALPLVLAPILLFGRRVRSLSRQSQDRVADVGSYVAETLGQIKTVQAYNHQAHDRELFAVTVEAAFAVARQRIAQRAWLITLVIVLVLGAVGVMLWVGGMDVIAGRISAGELAAFVFYSLIVGSAFGTLSEVIGELQRAAGAAERIAELLAARSAILPPAVAQVLPQQRASGRIELQQLVFAYPSRPSVAAVDGLSLAIEPGQTVALVGPSGAGKSTLFDLLLRFYDPQQGRILLDGRAIAELEPDQLRQQFALVAQNPSLFRGTVEANIRYGRPEATLAEVEAAARGAHADAFIRQLPQGYQTPLGEGGIGLSGGQRQRLAIARALLVDAPILLLDEATSALDAQSEHLIQQALPSLMAGRTTLVIAHRLATVQHADRIAVIDKGRLVAVGTHRQLIEESPLYARLAALQFTTG comes from the coding sequence ATGCCCGAATCGGTTTCCTCGCGTCAACGCCGCGCCTTGCGCCTGGGTTGGCACTTCGTCCGCCCGTACCGTCGCCAGGTGCTGCTGGCCTTGCTTGCCTTGGTAGTCACCGCCGGCATCACCCTGTCGATGGGCCAGGGCATCCGCCTGCTGGTGGACCAGGGCTTCATGACCCGCTCTGCGCATCAGCTCAACCAGACCATCGGGCTGTTCCTGCTGCTGGTGTTGGCCCTGGCGGTGGGGACCTTCAGCCGCTTCTACCTGGTGTCGTGGATTGGCGAGCGCTGCGTGGCCGATATCCGTCGGGCCGTGTTCGACCACCTGATCGGCTTGCATCCCGGGTTTTTCGAAGACAACCGCAGCTCCGAGATCCAGTCGCGCCTGACCGCTGACACCACCTTGCTGCAATCGGTAATCGGTTCATCGCTGTCGATGTTCCTGCGCAACGCGTTGATGGTGATTGGTGGCGTGGTGTTGCTGTTCATCACCAACCCCAAGCTCACCAGCATCGTGGTAGTAGCGCTGCCGCTGGTGCTCGCGCCGATCCTGCTGTTCGGCCGCCGGGTACGCAGCCTGTCGCGGCAGAGCCAGGACCGGGTGGCCGATGTGGGCAGCTATGTGGCCGAGACCCTCGGGCAGATCAAGACTGTACAGGCCTACAACCACCAGGCGCACGACCGCGAGCTGTTCGCCGTCACGGTCGAAGCGGCGTTTGCCGTGGCCCGGCAGCGGATAGCCCAGCGTGCGTGGCTTATCACCCTGGTGATCGTGCTGGTGCTGGGGGCGGTGGGGGTGATGTTATGGGTTGGCGGCATGGATGTGATCGCCGGGCGCATTTCCGCAGGCGAACTGGCGGCCTTCGTGTTCTACAGCCTGATCGTCGGCAGTGCCTTCGGCACCCTCAGCGAGGTGATCGGCGAGTTGCAGCGGGCGGCGGGCGCGGCCGAACGCATTGCCGAACTGTTGGCGGCGCGCAGTGCAATCCTGCCGCCCGCCGTGGCGCAGGTGCTGCCGCAGCAGCGGGCCAGTGGGCGTATCGAACTGCAGCAGTTGGTGTTCGCTTACCCGTCACGCCCCTCGGTGGCGGCTGTGGATGGCCTGAGCCTGGCCATCGAACCGGGGCAGACCGTGGCGCTGGTAGGGCCCTCGGGCGCGGGCAAGTCGACCTTGTTCGATTTGTTGCTGCGCTTCTATGACCCCCAGCAAGGGCGCATCCTGCTCGATGGCCGGGCGATTGCCGAACTCGAACCCGATCAACTGCGCCAGCAGTTCGCCCTGGTGGCACAAAACCCTTCGCTGTTTCGCGGTACGGTCGAGGCCAACATCCGCTACGGCCGGCCCGAGGCGACCCTGGCCGAGGTCGAGGCAGCGGCCCGTGGTGCTCATGCCGACGCATTCATCCGGCAACTGCCGCAGGGCTACCAGACACCGTTGGGCGAGGGTGGCATCGGTCTGTCTGGCGGGCAGCGACAACGCCTGGCCATCGCCCGTGCGTTGCTGGTCGATGCACCGATCCTGTTGCTGGACGAAGCCACCAGCGCTCTCGACGCGCAAAGCGAACACCTGATCCAGCAGGCGTTGCCCAGCCTGATGGCCGGGCGCACCACCCTGGTGATCGCTCATCGCCTGGCGACTGTACAACATGCCGACCGTATCGCGGTCATCGACAAGGGCCGGCTGGTGGCAGTGGGGACGCATCGCCAGTTGATCGAAGAAAGCCCGCTTTATGCGCGGCTGGCGGCCTTGCAGTTCACCACAGGGTAG